CCGCGATGTCGGTCGCAGAGATCCCCTCGCCGCCGCTCCACCCGGTCATGCGCTCACCGCCGGGACGGTGTGGATGCGGCACGGATGCACGCGGCGCTGGGTGTCGGCGCAGTGCGACTCGACCTGCGCCGTGAAGCTCGACGCCGACATGCCGCGGGCGGCATCCGAGACGCGACGCAGGAAGGCCGCCCGCGATTCGTCGCTGAGCGTGTGCTGATGCGCGATGCGGTACTCGCTCTTGGCAAGCGTCTTGGAGACGATCACGAGACGCGCCCCGGCCAACGAACCCGGTGGAGCGTCTTCCACCAGGCCCTGCTGGACGGCGACCTGATAGGCCGCGAGCTGCGCGTGCTCGCGCACACCGGGATCTGACTCGGGGTCGTTCTTCCCGGTCTTCAGATCGACCACCACGATGCGGCCGTCCGGGCCGCCAGACATCCGTTCCCAGCCGCGTCCGCGTGCGGCGCCGTGCTCGCCCGCATCCGGCGGATACGCCTCGACGCGATCGATGTACCCGTGGATGATCGCCTGGTTCGCGCGGTCCTCCCCGACGGGATGCACGGCGGGCACCGCGTGCGCATCGCCCTCAGCCACCACGTCGACGGCGAAACGGAACTCCACCTCGCTGCCGAGGACACGCCCGCCTTCGCGGCGCACCTCGCCGAGATACGTGTGCAGGCGCCCGACGAGCAGATCGGCGCGTCGACGCTCCTTGCGGCCGATCCACTCGGTCTCGAAGTCGAGTTCCGGCCAACGCTCCGCGACGATCGCACGCATCTGCTCGACATCGCCGTCGGGCACCCGCTCCATCGCCTCGTGCACGATCGTGCCGATCCCCGCCGTCGGCGGCATCACCGTGTCTCCGCCGAGAGCCGAGACGACCCAGTTGAGTCCGCACTCCTCGAAGGACTCCATCTTCGAGGGCGAGACCCGCGCGCCGTCGACGGCGAGATCGCGCAGTGGCGCCTGCGTGGAAGGGGCCGTGACGCCGTACCACTCGGCGGGGTCGGCGCCCGGCACGCCTTCTCGGGCGAGGACGGCGAGCTGGCCTGCCGCGTCACGTCTGAGCGAATCCGAGTGCGCCGTGGTCAGCGTCCGTCGGTACCGGGCGACCAGCCCCCGCAAAGTGAGCGGATGCTCGGCCGATGCGTGGCGCTCCGGCGGGTGCGGGGCGGGCAGGAAGGCGAAGAACGGGCTCGGGGTGAGGTCGTCGTCATCGACCGCGGTGATCAGGAGTCGCTTCCGTGCCCGCGATACGGCTCGCACGAACAGGCGGAGCTCGTCATGCAACGCTGCCCGCCGGCGGTCCAGCACCCCGGGCGGTTCGATGCTCACGCCGGTGCGAGCGGCTTCGAGCGCATCGGCCAGACGCCAGGTCTGCAGCAGACCGCCGCGGAGACGGACGTTGGGCCAGACGCCGTCCTGCACCCCGGCGACGACGACGGCGTCGAACTCCGTGCCGAGCGCCGTGGCCGGAGTCAGCAGCGTGACCTTGCCAGGACGGTCCGGGGTCGACAGGGAATCCTCGGGGACCTCGCTGTCGAGGACGTCGCGCACGAAGGCCTCGGGCTTCTCGTTCGGAGTGCGCTCGACGAAGCGCTTCGCCGCGTCGAAGAGCGAGACGAGCGCGTCGAGCGAACGGGCCGTCTCCGCTCCGGTGGGCAGCAGGGAGATCTCGCGCCACGCCACCTGCAGACGCCGACCGTCGACGGCACGAGCCTGCTCCCACACCCGCCACAGCAGATCGTGGATCGTCTCGCCCTGGTCGGCGGCACGCGCCACCGCCTCGATCGTCTCCGCGAAGCGCTCGGCGGAGCGGGATTCCGGCGAGTCGATGAGCGTCAGGTGGCTGGGGTTCGCCATCGCCTGGCGCAGCAGCTCGCGCGCAGGCGTCGACCCGCCCTGTGCGAGTTCGATGTGCCGGAGGCGGGCGCGGAGACGGCGGAGCCCGATCGCGTCCATCCCCCCGAACGGAGTGCGCAGCGCCTCCTCCAGCGTCTCCAGGGTGCGTTCCTCGACCGGCGTCAACGCGAGGCGCACGATGCCGACGATGTCACGCACGATCCCTTCGCTCCCGAGCGGACGCTGCACACCGGCGGCGCGCGTGGGGACCTCCCTGGCCGCGAGCTCGGTCTCCAGCATGGTCACCTGACGCGTGTCGTGAGCGATGACGGCCATCCGATCCCAGCGGATTCCCTCGGACAGATGCCAGTCGCGCATCACACCGGCGATGCGGTCCAGCTCTTCGTAGGGAGACGGGGCGACGAAGGTCGACACATGCGCATCGACCTCCTCCGGGTCGACGGGCACCGGCGCCCGACGATGCTCGACGCGTCCGGAGACTCCGATCGCCTGTGTGACGGTGCGAGTCAAGGCGGTGAGCGCCGGATGCTGCCGGTGCGCGCCGTCGAGCACATGCACCTCGCCGACGGCACCGGCGAGCTGCGCGAAGAGCTCCGGGCTCGCGCCACGGAACGACCCGGATGAGATATCGGGATCGCCGAACGCCAGCACCGCGATGCCCCGCCCCCGCAGCGCTCTGACGACATCGATCCCTCCGCGGGTGAGCTCCTGTGCGTCATCGATCAGCACGACGCGCAACGGCGCGAGCGGGCCGAGCGTCGCCGCCTCGGCCGAGCGCAGGATGGCAGCTGCCTCGCTGAGCAGGTCCGCGGCGTCGCGGTGCGCGGAACGCAGAGCGTCGAGTACCGTCCGGTACTCGACGAGGAACTCCGCGGCTGCCACCCACACATCGTTCCCCGAGGCGCGGAGCTCGTCCGGCCGGGCCCCGATCTCGGTACACTCCGCGAGGAACGCGCGGAGCTCCGAACGGAATCCCTTCGACGCGCGCACCGAGCCGCTGAGCGCGTCCGGCCAGGGGATGCGACCGTCTTCGGTGTCACCGGCGAGCAGATCCGCGATGATGCGGTCCTGGTCGGCTCCGGTGAGCAGCGCAGGCGGCTCCGATCCCTCGCGCACCATCGCCCCCCGGACCAGCTGGAAGGCGAAGGAGCCGAGCGACCGCGCCAACGGCCCCGGGGTCGCCTGCCCGATGCGGACACCGATCCGGTCACGCAGTGCGGTCGCGGCCTGGCGGCTCGGCGTGAGTGCCAGCACCTGCTCGGGTCGCAGATCGGCCGCATCGAGCAGGTGCACGACGCGGTCGACGAGCGTTCGCGTCTTCCCTGTTCCCGGCGCCCCGATGATGACACCGGAGGCGAACGGCTCGGCGGCGATCACAGCTCGCTGCGCGGCATCCGGTGTCATGCCCTCCACGCTATCCGGACGCGGGGACATCGTCGTGCGCGCCTGCACTCGACACCCTCGCGACCCGCCACCGCCGACCTGTGCGCTCACGGCGAAACCGACGCGGGGTGCCGATCCCGCCCGATGCCCGCGGGGTAGAGTTGGGCCAGTCCCCGAACTTCAAGGAGCACGCGTGGAAATCCGCATCGGCATCATCAACACCGGCCGCGAACTGAGCTTCGACACCGGCGTGAGCGCAGACGAGGTCCGCACCCAGGTCACCAAGGCGCTGGAGCAGAACGCCACGCACGTGAGCTTCGCCGACGTGAAGGGCAACTCCTACATCGTCCCCACGGCGAACCTCGCCTACATCGAACTGGGCACCGAGGAATCGCGTCGCGTCGGCTTCGTCGCCTGAGCAGACGATGTACATCCTGCTCGCACTGATCGGCGCGTGCGCCCTGGGCATCGCGGTGCATTTCCTGATCTCCGGGCGCGAGCTGCGCGGAGTGGCGCTCGCGCCCGCCGTGGCCACAGCGGTCTCGGCGATCACCTACACGGGTCTGCAGTGGGCCGGCGTCGGTGAGGACAGCATCTGGCTGTGGCTCGCGAGCGTGCTCGGCGCTCCCGTCGTCGCCGCGCTGGTGACGGTGGCGATCACCGGCATGCGCAAGCGGTCCGATGCCGATGCCAAGGCGGCACTCGGCATCTGACGGGCAACCTAGGACGCGAGGCCCATCGCATCCATCCGGCGCGCGTGCGCGCCCATGAGTTCGGTGTAGACCGGCTCGACGCGCTCGTCGTCGACCTGGAGCAGCTCCGGCCGCAGTGCGGAACGGCAGACCAGGATGGTGTCACCGACGAGGCGCCGCGCCCACATCGACAGCAGGGACCGCCACTCCTCATCGCTCTCGATCGTCTCCTGGATGATCGCGACGATCTCATGGCCGGCATCGTCTTCGCGGAGGATCTCCGCCACCCGACGACCGGTCTCGCCGTAGCTCGACGCGAGCGCGAGGTAGAAGTCGTCGAGCATCCCGGCGGTGATGTACACGGCGAGGAGCGTCTCCCGCGGTCGCGCACCGATGGTCTTGCGTCGGAAAGCGTCGAGGTTCTCGCGGAACGGCAGCATCACCTGCGTGGGGTCGCCACCGCGCTCGGCGATGACCTCCACGATCCCGCGATGCTTCGTCAACGCCGCCCCGGCCGCACGCGACAGGGACTCCTTCTCGGAAAGCTCGGGGGTCGCCCGGATGAGCCTGGTGAGCGTCTCGAAGTAGCCCAGCTGCAGGTACGCGGCCTGACCGAGGAACCGATCGAGCTCGGGGGCGAGTTCAGCGAAGTCGACCCTCGTCGCATCGCTCTGCTCGCCTCGGCTGCGCAGGGTGAGGATTCGCCGTGGCGCGTCATCGCGCTGCCAGAACCACTTAACCACGAGGTCTTCCTCCCGAGTCCACCACGAGATTCACAATACCCGCGCGGGGCCCTCCTTCCTGGTCCGCACCACCCCTCCGGTAGGCTGGGCGTGTCCCCGCCGTCGGAGCGGGGCCCCGCGCCTGTGGCACAAGAGACGGCGTGGATCCGTTTACGTGGCGATCCCCCAGGGTCGCCGGACAGGCAATCTGAATAAAGTGACAACTTTCGCCGATCTCGGCATCGATCAGGACATCGTCGACGCACTCGCGGCCAAGGGCATCATCGATGCCTTCCCGATCCAGGAGCAGACCATCCCTCTCGGCCTTCCGGGGCAGGACATCATCGGCCAGGCGAAGACCGGCACGGGAAAGACCTTCGGGTTCGGCATCCCCGTCGTGCAGCGCCTCGGCAAGGACCCGGAGCACGGCGTCAAAGCACTCATCGTCGTCCCCACCCGCGAGCTCGCCGTGCAGGTCTACGAAGACATCGATCTGCTCACCAGCAACCGCTCCACCAGCGTCGTCGCCATCTACGGAGGCAAGGCGTACGAGGGTCAGATCGACCAGCTCAAGGCGGGCGCGCAGATCGTGGTCGGCACTCCCGGCCGCCTGATCGACCTCGCGGGCCAGCGCCTGCTCGACCTCTCCAACGCGACGGAGGTCGTGCTCGACGAGGCCGACAAGATGCTCGACCTCGGCTTCCTCGCCGACATCGAGAAGATCTTCCAGAAGGTCCCGGCCGTCCGCCACACGCAGCTGTTCTCGGCGACCATGCCCGGCCCGATCGTGGCCCTCGCCCGCCGCTTCATGTCGAACCCGATCCACATCCGCGCCAACGACCCCGACGAGGGCCTCACCCAGGCCAACATCAAGCACCTCGTCTACCGCGCGCACTCGATGGACAAGGACGAGATCATCGCTCGCATCCTGCAGGCCGAGGGCCGCGGCAAGACCGTGATCTTCACCCGCACCAAGCGCGCGGCGCAGCGCCTCGTCGACGAGCTCAACGACCGCGGCTTCAACGTCGGCGGCGTGCACGGCGACATGGGGCAGGACCAGCGCGAGCGCTCGATGGCCGCGTTCAAGGCAGGCAAGCGTGACGTTCTCGTCGCGACCGACGTGGCCGCCCGCGGCATCGACGTCGACGACGTGACGCACGTCATCAACCACACCATCCCCGACGAGGACAAGACGTACCTGCACCGCGCCGGCCGCACGGGGCGTGCGGGCAAGACCGGCATCGCCGTCACTTTCGTCGACTGGGAGGACCTGCACAAGTGGGCCCTCATCAACCGGGCGCTCGAGTTCGGTCAGCCGGAGCCTGTCGAGACCTACTCGTCGAGCCCCCACCTGTACGAAGACCTGGACATCCCGCAGGGCACGAAGGGCCGCCTGGTGTCGGCGCCGAAGACCGAATCCGTCAAGACCGAGCGCACCCGTCGGCCCGCGCGTGCCGCGGACGCCGCCGCGGAAGGCACCGACGAGACCGGGACGCGTCGCCGTCGCCGCCGTCGCAACAGCGCGACTCCGGTCGGCTCGACCTTCACCGAAGGCGCGTCGGGGGCCACCACCGGCGAAGGACAGTCCGCTCCGGCCGCAGACCGCAGCGCCGAGGGCGCCGGTACCCACGACGGGGCGGGCAAGGAGCACCACGACGGCAAGCCCGCGCCGGCGCGCCGTCGCCGTCGTCGCCGTGGAGGTTCCGGCGCAGGCGCAGCGCCGGTCACCGGAGCCTGACACCTCGACCTCTCAGAAGGGCGCGTGCCGCGGACGAACTCCGCAGCACGCGCCCTTCGTCGTCGCCGCCGCTCAGCGAAGAGACGCCGCCCGCTCCCCGTGGAGGATCGCCGCAGGAACCTGCGGCGGATAGACCCACGCGACTAGGACGACCGAGATGATCATGAGCAGGAACCACGAACTCAGCTTGCTCGGCGAGACCGGCTGCCATCCCGCCGCCTGATCGGGGTATGCCCATGCTCCCGCCCAGGTGCCGATGTTCTCCGCCAGGTAGATGAAGACGGCGACTCCGACGAACACGACGAGCAGCGGGATCCGGATCGTCCGACGCCAGATACGCGCGTGCATCACCGTCGGCAGCCACAGCACGATGACCGCAGCCAGCAGGATCCACCGCGCATCCCACCACCAATGGTGCGCGAAGAAGTTCACGTAGATCGCGATCGCGAGGATCGCCGTCATCCACCGCTGCGGGTATCGCGTGAAGCCGAGGTCGAAGAGCCGGTAGACGCGCACCATGTAGGAGCCGACAGCGGCATACATGAACCCGCTGAACAGCGGCACTCCGCCGATGCGCAGGAAACCGTCCGCGGCATACGCCCAGGAGCCGACATCGGTCTTGAACAGCTCCATCACGGTTCCGGTGAGGTGGAACAGGACGATCACCCACAGTTCTCGTCCGCTCTCCCAGCGGAACACGAGCATGGCCACCTGGATGAGCACGGCAGCGATGGTGAGGGCATCGTTGCGCGCGAGCGCCGCGTCCGGCGGGTACCAGAACCGTGCCGCGACAATCACGAGCAACAGCGTGGCCCCGAACACGCACGCCCATGCCTGCTTGACCACGAACACCGCGAACTCGATCAGGCCGGCGCGGAAACCGCTCGTCGGGGCGCCGAGGAGCAGGCGGTGGGCCCACGCATCGACACGGCGTTCCAGGGACGTCGCTCGTTGCATGCTCGGAATGTAGCCCTCCCGGTCGACAGGTCACCGGGAGTATCCCGACAGTATCCCGACCGTCAGGGGAAGCGCGGGGCGATGCCGGTGCCCTGCGCCAGGAGGCGGGCGACCATCGCGTCGGATGTCGTGTTCTCCCCCGGACGGTTCGGCTTGCCGCTGCCGTGATAGTCGCTGGATCCCGTGACGATGAGGTCGTGCTTCTGCGCCAGCTCGCGCAGCATCCGCTTGCCCGCTTCGGTGTTCTCGCGGTGATCGACCTCGAAGCCGCCGAGTCCGGCCGCGATCAGCCGCTCGATGTACGGGATGGGCATCATCCGGTCGCGACCCGTGGTGACAGGGTGGGCGATGATCGCCACTCCCCCGGCTTGCGTGATCAGTCGCACCGCGGTCAGCGGATCCGGGGCGTAGTGCGGCTCGTAGTATCCCTCGCGCGGATGCAGGATCCCGTCGAACGCCTCCGTGCGATCGCGCACGATGCCCCTCGCCACGAGAGCGTCCGCGATGTGCGGGCGCCCGACCGTCGCATCCAGAGCCGTCTGCGCGACCACGTCATCCCAGTGCAGGTCGTAGTCCCGTCCGATGTTGCGCACGATCCGCTCCGCGCGCCCGATCCGATCCCCGCGGATGCGATCGGTCTCGGCCCGCAGAGCCGGGTCTCCGGGATCGAAGAGGTAGCCGAGCACGTGCACGCTGCGCCACTCGTGCTTCGCCGACAGCTCCATCCCGGGGATGAACGTCATGCCGAGCGCGACGGCGGCGTCACCGGCCTCATCCCACCCGGTGGAGCGATCGTGATCAGTGAGCGCCACGGTGCGGATCCCGTGCGCGTGTGCCTGCCTGATGACCTCGGCCGGCGCCTCCGTCCCGTCGGACTGGTTGGAGTGCAGGTGCAGGTCGGCGGGACCGGCGAACCCGGCGGACGGAGAGGCCATCCTCCGAGCGTACCGAGGGCGACGGCCGGTGGGCGCGGAGGCACACGGAAGCGGATGTCGGGGCAGGGACTTCACAGGCGGCGCTCCTAGGCTTGAGGGGATGTTTCGACTACTGGGGATCCTCTTCACCGTCCTGCTCGCGATCGCGACGGCGATCGTCGTGTGGCCGCAGTTCTTCCGTCTCGAGCAGACCTATCCGTTCGCGCAGCTGGTGTCCGCGCGCGGCCTGGTCCTCGGCGGATTCCTGGTGATCGCTGTGCTCGCGCTCCTGCTGCTCTTCGCTCGTCCTCTGCGCGGATTCGCCGCGTCGGTCCTCATCGTCGCGCTGCTGGGTGCGGGGGCGACCGGCGTCATCGGAGCGACCCGCGGCTTCGGCACCACTGAGCTCCCCCAGAAGACGGAGAGCAGCATCCGGGTACTGACCTGGAACACAGCGGGCGAAGCCGTGTCCGCCGAGGTGATCGCCCAGCAGATCCTCGCTCAGGGCGCCGATGTCGTGGCCCTGCCGGAGACGACCGAGGACGTCGGCGAGCGCATCGCGATCATGTTGCGCGAGCAGGGGCATCCGATGTGGGTGCACCACGTGCAGTTCCGCCCCGATGTCCCCAACGGCCCCCAGTCCTGGCACACCACGGTGCTGGTGGCTCCCGACCTCGGCGAGTACTCGGTGATCGAATCCTCGAAGGACGGCAGCAGCAACACGGGCTCCGTGCCGAGTGTCGTGCTGATGCCGGTCGACGGCTCCGGACCCACGATCGTCGCCGTGCACGCCGTCGCTCCCCGTGTGGAAGAGATGCAGCAGTGGCAGAGCGATCTGCAGTGGATCGCCGATCAGTGTCCGCAGGGCGACTTCATCCTGGCCGGAGACTTCAATGCGACGATCGATCACATGGCGCCCCTCGGAGTGGACGGTGGTGACATCGGATACTGCCGCGATGTCGCGTCGCGCACCGGCAACGGTCTCGCGGGAACGTGGCCGAGTTCGCTCCCGCCCCTCGCCGGGGCGCCGATCGATCACGTGATGGCCTCGCCGAACTGGACACCGACGGGCTCGGTCGTCCTCGGCGATGCCGGGGGCAGCGACCACCGCGCGCTCGTCGTCCAGCTGGAGCCGGCCGGCTGAACTCCCGAAACACGCCCTGCAGGTGACAGACTGGAGGGATGAGCACCGGAGAACGCGACACGATCGCAGAGCCCACCGTCGAAGCGTCTGTCGAGAACAGCAACACGAACCGCAAGCAGCCCTTCCCGCAGGGGTTCCTCGACACCATCTCGACGGGATGGGCCGAGCGTCCGGAAACCCTTCCCGCTCCGCGTGCGCAGGCACCGTACGCCGCCGCCCGTCGAGCCGCGGTCTCTGCCGCCTTCCCCGGGAAGCGTCTCGTCATCCCCGCAGGATCGCTCAAGCAGCGCAGCAACGACACTGACTACGTCTTCCGGGCCCACTCCGCCTTCGCCCACCTCACGGGGTGGGCCGCGGATGCCGAGCCCGACTCGGTCCTGGTCTTCGCGCCGACCGACACGGGTCACGACGTCACCCTCTTCTTCCGCGAGCGCGCCGACCGCACCACGACGGAGTTCTACGCCGACGCCACGATCGGTGAGTTCTGGATCGGCCCACGCCCGTCCCTGGACGGTGTCGCGGCCGACCTGGAGATCGCGACCGCCCATCTCCACGAGCTCGAGGCCGTGGAGGGAGAGCTCGTACTCGACGAGGACGAGACCCTCACCCGTTTCGTGTCCGAGCTGCGCCTCATCAAGGACGAGTTCGAGATCGCCGAGATGCGCCGTGCCGTCGAGATCACCGCGAACGGCTTCGACGACATCGTCCGCGAGCTTCCGTCCGCCGTCGCGCACGCCCGCGGCGAACGTGTCGTGGAGGGTGTCTTCCACCGCCGCGCCCGTGAAGACGGCAACGGCGAGGGCTACGACACGATCGCGGCGTCCGGTCCGCACGCCTGCTACCTGCACTGGACCCGCAACGACGGCACCGTGGCCCCGGGCGATCTGATCCTCGTCGACGCCGGTGTCGAAGCCGACAGCCTGTACACGGCGGACATCACCCGCACGCTGCCCGTCTCGGGAACCTTCACCGAGGTGCAGCGCCGAGTGTACGAGACCGTGCGCGAGGCCGCCGACGCCGCGTTCGCCGCTGCACGGGTGGGCGTCCGTTTCCGCGACGTGCATGCGGCCGCCATGAAGGTCATCGCCGCACGCACCGCGGAGTGGGGCCTGCTGCCGGTGACCGCCGACGAGGCGATCGACGCGGACAAGGGCGGCCAGCACCGTCGGTACATGGTGCACGGCACCTCCCACCACCTCGGCATCGACGTGCATGACTGCGCCCAGGCGCGCCGCGAGATGTACTACGACGGCGTCCTGACACCCGGCATGGTGTTCACGATCGAGCCCGGGCTGTACTTCCAGATCGATGACCTGACGGTGCCCGCAGAGCTCCGTGGCATCGGCGTGCGGATCGAGGACGACATCCTGATGACCGAGGACGGCCCCGTGAACCTCTCGGCCGACATCCCCCGCACGGCCGACGAGGTCGAAGCATGGATCGCCCGGCTCCAGAGCTGACCTCGGCGGATGCACGACGGTGAGCTCGCGCTCGAGACCGAGGTCGCGGCACGGCTGATCACGCGCCGCTTCCCCGAGCTGCGCCGAGAGGAGCTGCGACCGGTCTCGTCCACCGGGACGGTCAACAGGATCATCCGGGTGGGCGACGGCCTTGTCGCCCGCTTCCCGCGCCTCGCGGCATCGGAGCCCACTCTCGCGCGTGAGGCCGCGGCGCTCGATGAGTTGGCCGCAGCGAGTCCGTTCCCCGCCCCGCGCTCCTATGGGATCGCTGCCGCGTCGGAAGAGTTCGACTCGGCCTGGGCCGTCCAGTCCTGGATCGACGGCGAGCCGCCGGGCCCCGTGCGTGCTGCCGCGTCGGAAGCCTTCGCTCACGATCTGGTCGTCCTCATCCGTGCACTGCGCTCGGTCGACGTGCGCGGACGGGTGTTCGACGGGAACGGCCGCGGCGGAAGACTCGGCGACCACGATGAGTGGGTCTCGGAGTGTCTGTCGCGGAGCGCACACCTGATCGACGTGGCACGCACCGCGAAGCTCTGGGCGGCCCTGTGCGCGCTTCCGCCCGCCGACGCTCCGCTGATGTGCCACCGCGACCTCACGCCGTTCAACCTCCTGGTCATCGAGCGCGACGACGAGGTCCGGCTGGCGGGCGTGCTCGACGGCGGGGACTTCGGACCTGCGGACCCTGCGCTCGACCTCGTCGCCGCCTGGCACCTCCTCGATGCCCCGACCCGACGCCTCGTCCGCGACGGTGTCTCCGCCGGCGAGGCCGAGTGGCAGCGGGGTGCCGGGTGGGCCCTGCAACAGGCGCTGGGCCTCGGGTGGTACTACGAGAAGTCGAACCCGCAGATGAGCGCGCTGGGGATCTCCACCGTCCGCCGCGTGCTCGCGGACCCCGAGCTGTCGATGCTCGTCGGCTGAAAGTCAGGCGACAGCACCTCCGAGGGCGAAGTCGGCCACGATCGGGGCGAGCGACGCACCGATCTGCTCCGCGGGGAGTTTGCGGCCCTTCACCTCGAATGTGTGCCCGCCGCCCTCGATCCAGACGATCCGGGCTTCTCGACAGGTCGCGACAGCCTGTTCGAACTGCGAGATCGGCTGGATGAAGGGATCGTTCGTCCCCTCCACGAAGAGCTGTGGCACGGTGATCGCCGGCAGGTGCTCGACCCGCGGCTTCTCCGGCCGACCTGGCGGATGAAGGGGATAGCCGAGATAGACGAGTCCGTCCACCCGTAAGCCCTCCGCGACCGCCATCGATGCCATGCGTCCGCCGTAGGACTTCCCCGTCGCCCAGACGGTCGCCGCGGGGTCTGCTGTGCGCGCGAACGTCGTGACCGCGTTCCAGGTGGCGATCGCATGCGCGGCCGGCCCCGGCATCCGCCGCCCCTGCTGCACGTACGGGAAGTTGAAGCGCAGTGTCGAGAAGCCGATCGCGCGGAGTGCCTCGACGTACCCGGTGAGGAAGGGATGGTCCTTTCCCGTTCCCGCACCGTGGGCGACGATCACCGTCGCCCCGTTGTCGCCGCGCGTCCAGTCGGCCGACACGACGGTGGTTCCCTTCGGCAGCGCGACCTGGATCTCGACCATCAGGAGGAACGTCCGGGGATCGTCGTCACGCCCGCTCGCCCGGGGCGCCTTCTGCACCCGGCGTCGCGTCGGGCTCGATCGGTGCGGGCATCCCGGGCTCGGGCGTACCCGGCTCCGGATCGGCGGCCGGTTCGGCAACGGGGTCTGCCGGCCGCGGGGGGATCACGGGCTCCTCGGGTGCCGGCGCCGTCGCGCCAGGCGTGATCCGTTCTCCGTATCGCGGCGGCTCGTCGAGGTTCACGGGAGGCCGGACCGGAGCGACGCGCGTCGCTCCGAGAACGTCGCGAGCCTTGGCGAGCGAGGCGGCCTGGACGGTGACCTCGTAGTGATCCGCCGCGAACTGCGTGACGCTCGCGAAGTCGCGACGACGCCGGACGATCGCGTAGGTCACGA
Above is a window of Microbacterium aurugineum DNA encoding:
- a CDS encoding alpha/beta hydrolase family protein; translation: MVEIQVALPKGTTVVSADWTRGDNGATVIVAHGAGTGKDHPFLTGYVEALRAIGFSTLRFNFPYVQQGRRMPGPAAHAIATWNAVTTFARTADPAATVWATGKSYGGRMASMAVAEGLRVDGLVYLGYPLHPPGRPEKPRVEHLPAITVPQLFVEGTNDPFIQPISQFEQAVATCREARIVWIEGGGHTFEVKGRKLPAEQIGASLAPIVADFALGGAVA
- a CDS encoding phosphotransferase: MHDGELALETEVAARLITRRFPELRREELRPVSSTGTVNRIIRVGDGLVARFPRLAASEPTLAREAAALDELAAASPFPAPRSYGIAAASEEFDSAWAVQSWIDGEPPGPVRAAASEAFAHDLVVLIRALRSVDVRGRVFDGNGRGGRLGDHDEWVSECLSRSAHLIDVARTAKLWAALCALPPADAPLMCHRDLTPFNLLVIERDDEVRLAGVLDGGDFGPADPALDLVAAWHLLDAPTRRLVRDGVSAGEAEWQRGAGWALQQALGLGWYYEKSNPQMSALGISTVRRVLADPELSMLVG
- a CDS encoding aminopeptidase P family protein; this encodes MSTGERDTIAEPTVEASVENSNTNRKQPFPQGFLDTISTGWAERPETLPAPRAQAPYAAARRAAVSAAFPGKRLVIPAGSLKQRSNDTDYVFRAHSAFAHLTGWAADAEPDSVLVFAPTDTGHDVTLFFRERADRTTTEFYADATIGEFWIGPRPSLDGVAADLEIATAHLHELEAVEGELVLDEDETLTRFVSELRLIKDEFEIAEMRRAVEITANGFDDIVRELPSAVAHARGERVVEGVFHRRAREDGNGEGYDTIAASGPHACYLHWTRNDGTVAPGDLILVDAGVEADSLYTADITRTLPVSGTFTEVQRRVYETVREAADAAFAAARVGVRFRDVHAAAMKVIAARTAEWGLLPVTADEAIDADKGGQHRRYMVHGTSHHLGIDVHDCAQARREMYYDGVLTPGMVFTIEPGLYFQIDDLTVPAELRGIGVRIEDDILMTEDGPVNLSADIPRTADEVEAWIARLQS
- a CDS encoding general stress protein, which encodes MSMLNRPANSSETGEIVASTRDYENAQKTVSKLIAGEVPARDIAIVGQSVRTVERVTGKLGYAAAARSGAINGVLIGLFLSAILVLGNPEVPIQLFVGFVLIGVAVGMLLSLVTYAIVRRRRDFASVTQFAADHYEVTVQAASLAKARDVLGATRVAPVRPPVNLDEPPRYGERITPGATAPAPEEPVIPPRPADPVAEPAADPEPGTPEPGMPAPIEPDATPGAEGAPGERA